The proteins below are encoded in one region of Drosophila subpulchrella strain 33 F10 #4 breed RU33 unplaced genomic scaffold, RU_Dsub_v1.1 Primary Assembly Seq105, whole genome shotgun sequence:
- the LOC119558501 gene encoding proteoglycan 4-like: MGGGGTQGESSGHPDEKPTGCVGPADTKHGSANTGDEGNDGGGGVAGEGTVGVARATDHPKTSVAASNFDARIDAPAAAVHAALRGRESSHAASTHPAGTLRDYEATHTVGIQRRKPPLSTVTWVLPVYHIGGSTNSTQSYSTLASNALVRSKSNHPGSTAPGLPDAVQTRLGEMELKYGNSPSGDSKPSSPLPPDLESSADTASTHTIAPAAGRTLTVPQYVASTRTTQATRITSRHNLPVRRGSVLYSSRRATTKPSHGRSQSGRRSTTKPSHRHRQSSRRTTAKPPHESNPNIDKTAPQGPQENHQQTAPRARTENRQRTTPRAPPGNHKAPPNRGNPQLQSMTQNWEQPRPGPPRYPLLTHQPSSGILFAARQGEFDFRIQVIRKHRGPRALHCAEAPAPNSPRDENDDDHDRDHDSERIGGTTNDQDDHHSRAAAEKTKVSWGHLLMSALVQPKNPLIKSPFQDTPEEESLIMPRPTSNRKRSYQHDRRSANARRSTETHIRKPPTTLTAAGHDEAPKAVIGQSPPPLVAIAAGIVSWPPPTTAATHTHSEAPSSAAPYLPTSPKPQASPPAPATTPFPGLTPLCPALQTHPRPEQSIPGLATKATSWSSESPIIIDRAQVVTDTASSGCATISADKSSRVPSTPTCSRPTGVAHHNESAERARGHSAYKHMVQQLLKSPEGPTTTVAAQRLSASSTSSPPPGGAIMARLERSLHPLSCLC, from the exons ATGGGAGGAGGGGGTACCCAAGGTGAATCCTCGGGACACCCGGACGAGAAGCCGACAGGATGCGTGGGTCCCGCCGACACCAAGCACGGGTCCGCCAACACCGGCGACGAAGGCAACGACGGGGGAGGCGGAGTCGCTGGAGAAGGGACCGTGGGTGTGGCCCGAGCCACCGACCACCCAAAGACCTCAGTTGCAGCGTCAAACTTCGACGCCCGGATCGACGCGCCCGCGGCCGCAGTTCATGCG GCACTCCGCGGACGAGAGTCTAGCCACGCCGCGAGCACACACCCCGCTGGTACCCTCCGCGACTACGAAGCCACCCACACCGTCGGCATCCAACGCCGTAAGCCCCCGCTTTCAACGGTAACATGGGTGTTACCTGTATATCATATCGGAGGAAGCACGAACTCGACGCAATCCTACTCGACCTTGGCCTCGAACGCACTGGTACGGTCGAAGAGCAACCATCCCGGCTCTACGGCACCCGGACTCCCCGACGCGGTCCAGACACGGCTTGGAGAAATGGAGCTTAAGTATGGAAATTCCCCATCCGGGGACTCCAAGCCATCGTCGCCGTTACCTCCGGACCTCGAGTCGAGCGCCGACACGGCATCTACGCACACGATTGCACCGGCAGCGGGCCGCACCCTAACGGTGCCACAATACGTCGCCAGCACCAGGACCACGCAGGCCACCAGGATCACCTCGCGGCACAACCTCCCAGTTCGACGAGGCAGTGTGCTATAT AGCAGCAGGAGAGCCACGACGAAGCCGTCCCACGGACGTAGCCAGAGCGGCAGAAGATCCACGACGAAGCCGTCCCACAGACACCGTCAGAGCAGCAGGAGAACTACGGCGAAGCCGCCCCACGAGAGCAATCCCAACATAGACAAGACAGCTCCACAAGGACCGCAAGAAAACCATCAACAAACCGCTCCTAGAGCACGTACAGAGAACCGCCAGCGCACAACCCCACGGGCACCGCCCGGTAACCACAAGGCGCCTCCAAATCGCGGGAACCCGCAGCTCCAATCAATGACGCAGAACTGGGAGCAACCCCGACCTGGGCCACCGCGTTACCCGCTCCTGACGCATCAGCCGTCCAGCGGAATCCTTTTCGCCGCGCGGCAAGGAGAGTTCGATTTCAGGATTCAAGTGATCCGGAAACATCGGGGACCACGAGCGCTCCACTGTGCGGAAGCGCCAGCGCCGAATTCACCACGG GATGAAAACGACGACGACCACGACAGGGACCATGACTCAGAACGAATCGGCGGAACCACAAACGACCAGGATGACCACCACAGTCGTGCCGCGGCCGAGAAGACCAAGGTGTCTTGGGGCCACTTGCTGATGAGCGCACTCGTTCAAC CTAAAAATCCGCTTATCAAGAGTCCATTTCAAGATACACCAGAGGAGGAGAGTTTGATAATGCCACGACCGACATCGAACCGTAAACGTAGTTACCAGCATGATCGACGATCCGCCAACGCGCGACGATCCACGGAGACACACATAAGGAAACCACCGACCACTTTAACAGCCGCCGGCCATGACGAGGCCCCAAAGGCCGTCATCGGGCAATCACCGCCACCGCTCGTCGCGATCGCTGCCGGGATTGTATCTTGGCCACCACCGACCACGGCCGCAACCCACACGCACAGCGAAGCACCATCGAGCGCAGCCCCGTATCTACCAACGTCGCCGAAACCCCAGGCATCACCACCGGCTCCAGCCACGACGCCGTTCCCGGGACTAACGCCGTTATGCCCGGCACTACAAACACATCCACGGCCGGAGCAATCAATCCCAGGACTGGCAACGAAGGCAACCTCATGGTCGTCGGAATCACCGATCATCATCGATCGCGCCCAGGTCGTTACCGACACTGCCTCGTCCGGCTGCGCCACAATCAGCGCAGACAAGTCATCTAGGGTCCCGAGCACACCCACCTGTTCTCGGCCAACCGGCGTCGCCCACCACAACGAGAGCGCAGAAAGAGCACGGGGTCACAGCGCCTATAAGCACATGGTGCAACAACTACTCAAGTCCCCAGAAGGACCCACCACAACTGTCGCTGCTCAGAGGCTATCTGCCTCCTCGACAAGCTCACCCCCACCAGGCGGGGCCATTATGGCCCGACTCGAAAGAAGTCTTCATCCGTTATCTTGTCTGTGTTGA